The Fusobacterium perfoetens genomic interval CCCTCGACCTGTTCAAAAGGTTCTGTAAGTTTTTCATATCCGTCCTCGAATTCAAGGACTATTGTTTTATCTTGAATTATAATCTTTTTGACCCGCATATCATGCAGACTATATGGAATGGGCGGATTGTGTTTATATTCTGTCCTCATGAGACCTCCCCGTCAAATTCTAATTTATCGATTTCTTTTTACTTACTAATCATACCATACAACAGCATAAGAAACACTAAAATATTGCAGACCATACCGCCCCAAAACAGGTACAACTTCAAGCCCTCATATCTAAAAAAACTGTTCTTACTTTCCTCAAGCTCCCGGATCTTCTGCTTCATCACGCTCGTAAGTGTATCAGACTGCTTCTCAAGAAGCTTTGTAGCCCTCTGTATAGCCTCTATATTCGCCTGTAACGCCTTTCTAACCTCTTGGACGGTGTTTTCCTTAACCTCATCTTTCAGGCTCCCAATCTCGCCCGATATAGCGTCTTGAAGCAATTCGTTGCTGTTCTTCAGCAGCTCTACGCTCTGCTTCAGCTCGCTGATGAGCTTCCTGTTCTGCTCTGCGTCTCTCTGCCTGTTCTGCTCTGCCCTCACTTGTTCTTGATTTGACTGCTTCATCAATTCCTCGCAGTTCTCGCTCGACATCGCCAACGCTTCTTTGAGCAGACTGTTTTCCAGCTCTGTCCGGCTCTGTCGGTTTAACTCTTGAAGCTGCTCTCTTGGACTGCTCTGCTTCTGCTGTTCGTGCATTTCTCTCAAACTCATGCTCCATACTCTCCTTTCCAAAATCCATATTGTAGTATTTTTCCAGCTTGTTATCCCTGATTTTACAAGCCTTTTCTCCTGCCTGTTCCCTGGCTAAGTCGGTATATGTGATGTACTTGTGGCTGTCCTGCCAGTCCACCCCGTACCCTCTTTCATTCATCAGCCGGATAAAGGTTTCCCGGCTGGTCGCTGTTTCCTTACAATCCAGCACCGCAAGGGCAATATCCTGCACATAGCTTTTGACCTTTCCCTGCTCTGCCTGTTTCAAAAGCTGGTAGGTGTCTTTGCTCCATGCCACCGTTTCTTCCCGGACTTCTCCAGCAAATGTCTTTCCTTTCTCCGGCACATGCAAGCCCTGTTCCCAGCTCTGCTCGTTGCACCGTTCCTTTAAGTCTTTAAGGTCGTGCTTACTCAGAGGGTAATTTAGGGTATAACAAAATAACCCACCCGAATATCGTTTTTTTTATTTGGTGAGTTTGTTCTTTCAAATACGAAACAAAAAGAGCCGATGATTCGTGAATTGTTCCACAATTTCATCGGCTCTGCGTCTTAAGCGTCTGGCTCTTTGATGACAGTTATCTTCAAGTTGTCAACTTTAATCAATCTTTCTTGTCTGCATTTTGGACAATAAAGGGGATAATTCTCCAAAACAGTGTCCTTCCTAATTTTATTACGGGTTTTGCTCCCACAAACAGGACACAATATCCATTCGCATTTCATCATAATTAGTCTCTAATCCTTTCAAATCTCATTTTATATGACTTTTGCAAGCTGTTAAGCTAACTTGTGGAACATATGCCGAACCTTATCTATACGGCTATTCGGGCGGCGGGGTTGGCAAATAAATTTACCAATAGCTGGCTGGTATCCTTTTAACTCTGTCAAGCAGACTCCCTGCCCATTTGTGAAATAAGTTAAATCGTTCCTGTATTCTTGAATACATCTAGCAGGGATTTCTCCTTTCAGAATGACCTCGTCATTCTTTATCTGAGTACTTACAATATCTGCACAATACCTTGGAGCATCATGATACGCCCGTGAGAGATATTCCTGCGGTGCATAAATTTCAAAGTGGAGATATGGCTCTAATAGTTCTGTCCCTGCTTTTTTTAAAGCCTGCTCCAATACGATAGGGGAAAGTAGCCGAAAGTCTACGGGGGTACTTACAGGACTATAATACAATCCATATTCAAAACAGATTTTACAGTCTGTCACTTTCCATCCATACAGCCCCTGCTCGCAGCCATAAAGAACCCCCTCCATAACCGCATTTTGGAACGATTGATTTAAATATCCAAGTGAAACTCTGCTTTCATACTGCACTCCGCTTCCAATAGGGAGCGGCTCTATGGACAACCCGACAGAAGCCCAGAAAGGATTTGGCGGGACTTCTATGTGGATGGTATATTCTGCTTTTCTAAGCGGTCTTTCCATATATATAACAGTAGGCTCTTTTATTTCTGCCTCCACATGATATTTTTCCTCAAGGATGGCACAAATGACTTCCATCTGCAAATTCCCCAAAAAAGAAAGTATAATCTCATGCGTTGTAGTATCCACATAATATTTTAAAAGAGGGTCGCAATCTGAAATTTCTGTAAGTGCCCCAAGCAATATTTCCCGCTGTTCAGATTTCTTTACTGCAATCGTTGTTTGGAGCATAGGGAGAGGATTTTCAATAAATTTTCTCTGCGGCAACAGTATTTCGTTCCCCAAAATACTGTTTAGCTGCAAAACATCATTTGGTAAAATTACAATATCACCAGAGCAGGCTGTATCGGATGAATATAATTCACCGTTTGTCGGAACATACATCTCTGTGATTTTTATTTTCTCTTTTTCAGATATTCTAATAACATCCCTCAAATGCAATGTTCCGCTATATATACGCACATAAACAAAACGCCGCCTTTTCTCTGAATATTCAATCTTAAAAACCTGCCCGCATAGTTCAGATTGACCTTCAGGCGTTGATGAATAAAATTTACTGGCAATTACTTCTATAAGCTGCCGAATCCCCAGATTGTTTTTAGCGCTTCCGTGATAAACGGGAAATAACGTTCCGTTTTGGAATCTCCTGTTTTCTTCCTGTTCCAGTTCTGACATTTTAAACAGTTTCCCTGACATATATTTCTCTAATAGTTCATCGTTTCCCATAATTACCGTATCCCACTGTTCCATATCGTCATTGTCTGTTACATTTATATGGGGATGCTGCCCAACCTTTTGCTTCACTATAATTTCCGAAGAAAGCTTTGCTTTCATTTCTCGATATACCATTGGCAAATCAATCCCCTCTTGGTCAATTTTATTGATGAAAAAAATTGTCGGAATCTTCATTGTCTGTAGTGCATGAAACAGTATACGGGTCTGTGCCTGTATGCCATCCTTTGCAGAAACTAATAATACTGCTCCGTCTAATACGGATAAAGAACGGTATACTTCCGCCAAAAAATCCATATGGCCTGGCGTATCTATAATGTTGACTTTTACATCCTCCCACTGAAAAGATGTCACTGCTGTCTGGATAGTGATTCCCCTTTGACGCTCCAAATTCATTGTATCTGTCCTTGTTGTGCCTTTATCTACGCTCCCTGGTTCTGCAATTGCACCACTGGTATACAATAAACTCTCCGTTAATGTTGTCTTTCCTGCGTCAACGTGAGCCAGAATGCCTAAGTTAATTATTTTCATGTGATTTTCCTCCTATCAACACCCAAAAAAGGGCATAAAAATACCCAGTGATAAATACTCCTATCACTGGGTAAATAACTCCAATAGCCCCAAAACACTTATATGTTTTCGGGCATATAAAATTACATGATAAAAGTATTCTTAAACTGGGTACAAAAAACTAAGCCCCATATTAAAAGTGAAACGGGACTGCTACTTTTTGTTCCCACTATCAAATTGACAGTTTATTTAAGAATACCTTGCTGCATATTTATTAACTCCTTGTATAATACTGAATCTAATTATACTCCTTAACCCTTTATTTGTCAAGCTGACAAACTAAAGCAGAAAAAGCGGCAGGATTTCCCCCTGCCACTAATCATCTGTTTATGCAAAAATAATTTCCTTTTCCACAATCTCCCTCGCACAAGCCCTTATGTTATTGAGGCATCCTGTCCATTCTAAGGCGTTTTCTGCCTTTAGCTGTTCCGTTATGCCCTGTGCCTGTTTCATACCCTCTATGAGCCTTTCAAAGCGTTCCTGTGCCTGTCTGTTGATGTCGGCAAGGTAGGCGTTTAGCCTTAATTGATATTCATGGAAGCCATCTCTAAAATCTACACCAAAAATATTCATAAAATCTTTTTCAAATGTTTGGGCGTCTTGCCTTTCATCTCCATCTGTTTTTTTCCAAGTATTTTGAAAGGCTATTGCCCTTGTTTCTATCTCTGTCCAAGTCAGCATAAAAACTCCCCCTATTTTTTATTATTTTTCTTTGCTTCTTCTATTTTTTCTTTTATCCATTTATTATCGCCAAAATATTTAGTTTTATTCTCTTTATTATACCAATTTTTATCGTCTAATAACTCCATTCTATAAATTAAATCTATTCTATCATTTAAAAATTCATTTTGCTGTTGGAATTTTTTCCCAAATGATATATACATATATGTTATTATGGTTAAAGCTATTAAAAAACTTCCTAAAGGAATATAAAGAAGCCATAATTTCCAACTGTTAAATATCTTTGTCATAAGGTCATTTATGGCATTACTAATAGCTTTTCCATCAATGGTTTCATATTCTTCTTTTATCTTCTTAATTTCACTTGATATTGTCGTTAAAGTTGGGTCTAAATTTTCTATCTTTGATATAGCTTTTTGAATTTCTTCTAATCTCTCTGATGTAAGCTTTAATTCAGTTAATGTTTTCTCTATTTCTTTTGCTTCATTTTTTAAGTCATTTGCTCTGTCAAATATATTTGCCATGTAGTCCTCCTTTATATTTCCATTCCATCATTACTTTTACTTCTTTCTTTAAAACTTTTTTCCCATACATTTTCTTTTGATTTTTCTTTTATTTTTTCTATATCTTTTTGCTTTTCTAAATTTTTGAAATGTTCTCTCAATTTTTCTGTATCAAGAGCAGGGTGATATATTTGTTCTTTTAAACTTTCTAATCTGAATGTTGGCTTCTTACCTGTTCTATGTTCTTCATCAACTGTTAAAGTAATATATTTTCTATATTTTATAGAGCCATCTTCTTTAACTGTTTCTCCCCAATTAATTTCTACTCCTTTTTCTTTTAAAATTCTAGTAAAATCTTCTTTATTTTTTGCTTCTTCTCCTGCTTGAATATAAGCTAAAACAGCAGTAACTATATCACATGGTTTTTCTCCGTTTAAAGCTTTCTCTATTGCTTCTCTTGTATTTCTTGATTTTGCTACTACTTCTCCTATCTCTGGAACTTTATCTGTTTTTACCACAAGTTCTAGTCCATATTCTTGAGCTAATTCATCTGCTCTTTCTCTCCATTTTTCAAACTGTTCTTTCTCATAATAAAACTTCTCTCCATTCTCAAAATTTACAGAGTTTACTACGATATGATTATGAGTATGTGCTTTATCTGTATGTTGAGCTATAAAAACTTGATTTTCAGGAAAAAATTCTTTACATAATTTTACAGTCATTTCTAAAGCTTTATCATTATCTATTTCATTGGGCTTAAAACTATGTGTAAAATGCTTATATTGTCTATCATCTAATTTGTTATAAAATTCTTTAATATCTTGAAAGTCTTTAAAGGCTTCTTTATAGTTATCTGAACACAGTATTCCTACTGTCTGATTTGCTTTTCTTCCTACATAGTCTAAAACACCTTTACTTCCACCAACTTTTTTACTTGATTTATCTATTGCTTTAAAGATTGCCATAGTTCATCAAGCTCCCTTTGAATTTCTCTAAAATCAGATATAGTTTTACTATTACATTTTCTAGCTATTTGATTAAGGCTATTTCCAATACCTATTTTTAATCTATAAATAGCCTTTAAATTCTCGTTTAGTTCTTGAATATCTCCTAGCATATTTCTTCTTATTAAAATTCTTACAAATTCGTTCTTTGTTACTCCATATAATTTAGCTTGAGTTTCAAGCAAATTATAATCTTCTTCATCTAGTCTTAACGATAAATTTTTCTTCATAAAATTTATACCTCCTTTTTCTGCTTTTAGCAGGGGTTTTTAGGGGTAATGCAATACCCCTAAACGAGCGTCGTGACAGCAAAATGATTTATCATTTTGCCGTCAAAGACAGTGTGCT includes:
- a CDS encoding relaxase/mobilization nuclease domain-containing protein, giving the protein MAIFKAIDKSSKKVGGSKGVLDYVGRKANQTVGILCSDNYKEAFKDFQDIKEFYNKLDDRQYKHFTHSFKPNEIDNDKALEMTVKLCKEFFPENQVFIAQHTDKAHTHNHIVVNSVNFENGEKFYYEKEQFEKWRERADELAQEYGLELVVKTDKVPEIGEVVAKSRNTREAIEKALNGEKPCDIVTAVLAYIQAGEEAKNKEDFTRILKEKGVEINWGETVKEDGSIKYRKYITLTVDEEHRTGKKPTFRLESLKEQIYHPALDTEKLREHFKNLEKQKDIEKIKEKSKENVWEKSFKERSKSNDGMEI
- a CDS encoding cysteine-rich KTR domain-containing protein, with the translated sequence MMKCEWILCPVCGSKTRNKIRKDTVLENYPLYCPKCRQERLIKVDNLKITVIKEPDA
- the tet(O) gene encoding tetracycline resistance ribosomal protection protein Tet(O), with amino-acid sequence MKIINLGILAHVDAGKTTLTESLLYTSGAIAEPGSVDKGTTRTDTMNLERQRGITIQTAVTSFQWEDVKVNIIDTPGHMDFLAEVYRSLSVLDGAVLLVSAKDGIQAQTRILFHALQTMKIPTIFFINKIDQEGIDLPMVYREMKAKLSSEIIVKQKVGQHPHINVTDNDDMEQWDTVIMGNDELLEKYMSGKLFKMSELEQEENRRFQNGTLFPVYHGSAKNNLGIRQLIEVIASKFYSSTPEGQSELCGQVFKIEYSEKRRRFVYVRIYSGTLHLRDVIRISEKEKIKITEMYVPTNGELYSSDTACSGDIVILPNDVLQLNSILGNEILLPQRKFIENPLPMLQTTIAVKKSEQREILLGALTEISDCDPLLKYYVDTTTHEIILSFLGNLQMEVICAILEEKYHVEAEIKEPTVIYMERPLRKAEYTIHIEVPPNPFWASVGLSIEPLPIGSGVQYESRVSLGYLNQSFQNAVMEGVLYGCEQGLYGWKVTDCKICFEYGLYYSPVSTPVDFRLLSPIVLEQALKKAGTELLEPYLHFEIYAPQEYLSRAYHDAPRYCADIVSTQIKNDEVILKGEIPARCIQEYRNDLTYFTNGQGVCLTELKGYQPAIGKFICQPRRPNSRIDKVRHMFHKLA
- the mobC gene encoding plasmid mobilization relaxosome protein MobC — its product is MKKNLSLRLDEEDYNLLETQAKLYGVTKNEFVRILIRRNMLGDIQELNENLKAIYRLKIGIGNSLNQIARKCNSKTISDFREIQRELDELWQSLKQ